In a single window of the Streptomyces sp. CGMCC 4.7035 genome:
- the pqqB gene encoding pyrroloquinoline quinone biosynthesis protein PqqB, translated as MWVRVLGSAAGGGFPQWNCACPPCRAVRDGSRPCRARTQSSIAVSPDERRWFLFNASPDVRAQIESFPALHPCGDRAVPPQVVVLTDAELDHTLGLLLLRESGGIELHATKAVHDTLCDGTSLLRTLVAYCPVTWHQVEPQADVPLGDGLSYRAFDVPTTKRARFGSGEGNGQGRVVGYRLTDERSGRVLVYLPGVQEFTSAVRDQLAGCSCLLVDGTCWHDDELIRLGRAGRTARQMGHLPIDGPGGSLGQLSPLPIERKIYIHINNTNPILLEDSPQRRTAERHGMEVAVDGLDLWI; from the coding sequence GTGTGGGTGCGCGTACTGGGGTCGGCGGCCGGGGGCGGATTCCCGCAATGGAACTGCGCGTGCCCACCGTGCCGCGCGGTGCGGGACGGTTCCCGGCCGTGCCGTGCGCGCACCCAGTCGTCGATCGCCGTGAGCCCCGACGAGCGGCGCTGGTTCCTGTTCAACGCCTCCCCCGACGTCCGGGCCCAGATCGAGTCCTTCCCCGCCCTGCACCCGTGCGGTGACAGGGCGGTGCCCCCGCAGGTCGTGGTCCTGACCGACGCCGAGCTCGACCACACGCTCGGACTGCTGCTCCTGCGCGAATCGGGTGGCATCGAGCTGCACGCCACCAAGGCGGTGCACGACACGCTCTGCGACGGAACCTCGCTGCTGCGGACGCTCGTCGCCTACTGCCCGGTCACGTGGCACCAGGTCGAACCGCAGGCCGACGTACCGCTGGGGGACGGGCTGTCGTACCGGGCGTTCGATGTCCCCACGACGAAGCGGGCGCGTTTCGGCTCCGGTGAAGGCAACGGGCAGGGGCGGGTCGTGGGCTACCGCCTGACCGACGAGCGCAGCGGCCGGGTCCTGGTGTACCTGCCCGGCGTGCAGGAGTTCACGTCAGCGGTGCGCGACCAGCTCGCCGGCTGCTCCTGTCTGCTCGTCGACGGAACCTGCTGGCACGACGACGAGTTGATCCGGCTCGGCAGGGCGGGCAGGACCGCACGTCAGATGGGGCACCTGCCCATCGACGGTCCCGGTGGCAGCCTCGGTCAGCTGTCCCCTCTCCCCATCGAGCGCAAGATCTACATCCATATCAACAACACCAACCCGATCCTGCTCGAGGACTCGCCACAGCGGCGCACCGCCGAGCGGCACGGCATGGAAGTCGCCGTGGACGGGCTGGACCTGTGGATCTGA
- the pqqA gene encoding pyrroloquinoline quinone precursor peptide PqqA, whose amino-acid sequence MDRESVVDQAHRDEWETPAFEEIRVSAEVTAYMGVWDADGD is encoded by the coding sequence GTGGACCGGGAAAGCGTTGTCGACCAAGCCCACCGGGATGAGTGGGAGACCCCTGCGTTCGAGGAGATCAGGGTGTCGGCCGAGGTGACCGCCTATATGGGCGTCTGGGACGCCGACGGGGACTAG
- a CDS encoding PQQ-dependent dehydrogenase, methanol/ethanol family has translation MEYIQAPPAVDFADLSTMVGSAPPVAQNVSYERILQARSEPQNWLTYYGAYDGQRYSPLDQINVENVERLTPAWVFQFGSSGFHAGQSTYAFEAAPIVVDGVMYLSGWDGWVWAVEAATGRQLWQYKHAIPFDVSLCCGNVNRGVAVAHGKVFVVTLNAHVVALDATTGHLVWDATNGDVRAAESATVAPLIVKDKVIVGSSGGEFGVRGHLDAYYLETGKRAWRTYTVPKPGEPGSETWPDGPAWARGGGNTWVTGTYDPELNLLYWGTGNPAPDFDGAVREGDNLYTDSVIAVDADSGEIRWHYQCTPHDVWDYDSNMECILYDLDGQKLLAHFDKNGYLFTLNRANGERVRVTPFGERITWGEIDVGGNVTPKVFPQKEGEPVHFWPGPAGAKEWTHAAYSPRTELFYVPVQDVGSEVTLRHREFKESIPYWGASVTVDAQDMQGFVKAISASTGEEVWRWRNETPMSASVLATGGDLVFAGKPSGEFNAFNAHTGQLLWQFQTGSGHHSSPTTYSVDGRQYIAVPVGWGSWVEGIVPAMLGASHGDAVFAFALPQ, from the coding sequence ATGGAATACATCCAGGCGCCGCCGGCCGTCGATTTCGCCGATCTGAGCACCATGGTCGGCAGCGCGCCGCCGGTGGCACAGAACGTGAGCTACGAACGAATTCTCCAGGCCCGTTCCGAGCCCCAGAACTGGCTCACCTACTACGGCGCATACGACGGGCAGCGGTACAGCCCGCTGGACCAGATCAACGTCGAGAACGTCGAACGCCTCACGCCTGCCTGGGTGTTCCAATTCGGCTCGTCCGGTTTCCACGCGGGCCAGTCGACCTACGCGTTCGAGGCCGCTCCGATCGTCGTGGACGGGGTCATGTACCTGTCGGGCTGGGACGGTTGGGTCTGGGCCGTCGAAGCCGCGACGGGGCGGCAGCTGTGGCAGTACAAGCACGCGATCCCCTTCGACGTCTCCCTGTGCTGCGGCAACGTCAACCGCGGAGTCGCGGTCGCGCACGGGAAGGTCTTCGTCGTCACCCTGAACGCCCATGTGGTCGCGCTCGACGCCACCACCGGCCACCTCGTCTGGGACGCGACGAACGGTGACGTGCGGGCGGCCGAGAGCGCCACGGTCGCTCCGCTCATCGTGAAGGACAAGGTCATCGTGGGCAGCTCCGGCGGGGAGTTCGGTGTGCGCGGCCACCTCGACGCCTACTATCTCGAGACCGGAAAGCGCGCCTGGCGCACCTATACGGTGCCCAAGCCGGGCGAGCCGGGGTCGGAGACCTGGCCGGACGGCCCGGCCTGGGCGCGGGGCGGCGGCAACACCTGGGTCACGGGTACCTACGACCCGGAGCTGAACCTCCTGTACTGGGGGACCGGCAACCCGGCGCCCGACTTCGACGGAGCCGTCCGCGAGGGCGACAACCTCTACACCGACAGCGTCATCGCCGTGGACGCCGACAGCGGCGAGATCCGCTGGCACTACCAGTGCACCCCGCACGACGTGTGGGACTACGACAGCAACATGGAGTGCATCCTCTACGACCTGGACGGGCAGAAGCTGCTGGCCCACTTCGACAAGAACGGCTACCTCTTCACGCTGAACCGTGCCAACGGTGAGCGGGTGCGGGTGACCCCCTTCGGCGAGCGCATCACCTGGGGCGAGATCGACGTGGGCGGCAACGTGACACCCAAGGTGTTCCCCCAGAAGGAGGGCGAGCCGGTCCACTTCTGGCCGGGTCCTGCCGGGGCCAAGGAATGGACGCACGCGGCCTACAGCCCGCGGACGGAGCTGTTCTACGTGCCGGTTCAGGACGTCGGTTCCGAAGTCACGCTGCGCCACAGGGAGTTCAAGGAGAGCATTCCCTACTGGGGTGCGAGCGTCACCGTGGACGCCCAGGACATGCAGGGGTTCGTGAAGGCCATCTCCGCCTCCACGGGCGAGGAGGTCTGGCGGTGGCGCAACGAGACGCCGATGAGCGCGTCGGTGCTGGCCACGGGCGGCGACCTGGTGTTCGCCGGCAAGCCGTCAGGGGAGTTCAACGCGTTCAACGCGCACACCGGGCAGTTGCTGTGGCAGTTCCAGACGGGAAGCGGCCACCACAGCAGCCCCACGACCTACAGCGTCGACGGACGGCAGTACATCGCCGTGCCGGTCGGGTGGGGCAGCTGGGTCGAAGGGATCGTACCCGCGATGCTGGGGGCCTCCCACGGCGACGCCGTGTTCGCCTTCGCACTGCCGCAATAG
- a CDS encoding MSMEG_3727 family PQQ-associated protein, with the protein MAMSPEQEMPELYGQNKATLGRLIAHGGLGRAEEGPDGRLHAHVRIPPDELTWEPSIVVMPHGGDLEIELVNDDTNTHCALLPSNGDSKWMWLPVYARGTTTLNLDGPGYYWFGSNVGNDEGRGLVGVIAVLGDVPQEARLDRPEQPRP; encoded by the coding sequence ATGGCGATGAGCCCCGAGCAGGAAATGCCGGAACTGTACGGGCAGAACAAGGCGACACTGGGGCGACTGATCGCCCACGGAGGTCTCGGGCGCGCCGAGGAGGGACCTGACGGTCGCCTCCACGCCCACGTGCGGATTCCGCCCGACGAGCTGACGTGGGAGCCATCGATCGTCGTGATGCCCCATGGGGGTGACCTGGAGATCGAGCTCGTCAACGACGACACCAACACGCACTGCGCGCTCCTGCCGAGCAACGGCGACAGCAAATGGATGTGGCTTCCGGTCTACGCCCGGGGAACGACCACGCTCAATCTCGACGGTCCGGGCTACTACTGGTTCGGTTCCAATGTGGGCAACGACGAGGGCCGTGGCCTCGTCGGAGTGATCGCCGTGCTGGGGGACGTTCCGCAGGAAGCCCGCCTCGACCGCCCGGAGCAGCCACGGCCGTAG
- a CDS encoding SpoIIE family protein phosphatase translates to MSGLSVAWDDIGGLVDAHERFLAGARVDTDVRDSVLESWKRCRSGGVEPHHLLVPYAPEVTLDDRLQRAADPVLKGLTRSLANVSVAIALCDARARMVQRYGGDRGLRERLDDVNFAPGFEASERVAGTNGVGTALAGRGPIYVVGREHFADCLSPFACAGAPIRDPLSGRIEAVLDLTCLRDDGDPAMLGLVREAAHDIEARLLEQSTERERALLAAYRRASRGTGGGEGQLRQPEPLGYGGGELGRIDLAVLREKAEELIASPQRTLDEVALSGGRVATLLRRQVMGAAGETGVVVEARILGGPRLCHVGLMTPEESAHPASVTAPALTIPSAPPATLSRPNGVPPVVPPDLGQPLTPSLSTAPASPVPTVAGPPPRIQAVTDGGDRDAGADRDAGADGWLLLVGEPGVGRLAVLARRRLELLHDASVRIGTTLDVTRTAEELAEVTVPRFADLMVVDLPDSVLLGEEPGSLGAETPLRRVALGTVREELPVYGIGDPIQYIPSTPQARCLETGQSVLEPVLAEAEGWIAQEPARFGEALAKGIHSLITVPLRARGTILGVVSFYRSEKPAPFEDDDLSLAQELAGRAAISVDNARRYTREHNTALALQRSLLPRGRPEQSAVDVAYRYLPAQAGVGGDWFDVIPLSGARVALVVGDVVGHGLHAAATMGRLRTAVHNFCSLDLPPDDLLTHLDDLVGRLDRGEGWAVEPDGWAVEPTYPDSGIVGATCLYAVYDPVSRRCTLTRAGHPVPAVVDVDGTVDFVDLPSGPPLGLGGMPFETVELELAEGSQLVLYTDGLIEDRVRDIDTGLDKLRTVLACAGRAPEDTCEVVLDALLPARPSDDVALLVARTHALGPERVAEWEFPSDPAVVSRSRAAVIEQLAAWGLDELAFGTELIASELVTNAIRHAAGPIQLRLLRDRALICEVSDGSSTSPRLRRARTEDEDGRGLFLVAQLTEHWGTRYTTNGKIIWTEQPLP, encoded by the coding sequence GTGAGCGGGTTGTCCGTCGCCTGGGACGACATCGGCGGACTCGTCGATGCCCATGAGCGTTTCCTGGCCGGTGCGCGGGTCGACACGGACGTCCGGGACTCGGTGCTCGAGTCCTGGAAGCGGTGCAGGTCCGGTGGGGTGGAGCCGCACCACCTGCTGGTTCCGTATGCCCCGGAGGTGACGCTTGACGACCGGCTCCAGCGCGCGGCCGACCCGGTGCTGAAGGGCCTGACCCGTTCGCTCGCCAATGTGAGCGTGGCGATCGCGCTCTGTGACGCGCGGGCCCGTATGGTCCAGCGGTACGGCGGTGACCGGGGGCTGCGCGAGCGCCTCGACGATGTGAACTTCGCCCCTGGGTTCGAGGCCTCGGAGCGGGTTGCGGGGACCAACGGCGTCGGCACCGCGCTGGCCGGGCGGGGCCCGATCTACGTCGTCGGACGTGAGCACTTCGCCGACTGTCTGAGTCCCTTCGCCTGCGCGGGCGCGCCCATTCGCGACCCCCTCAGCGGGCGCATCGAGGCCGTCCTCGACCTCACCTGCCTGCGTGACGACGGCGACCCCGCCATGCTAGGGCTCGTCCGTGAGGCCGCCCACGACATCGAGGCGCGGCTGCTGGAGCAGTCCACGGAACGGGAACGGGCGCTGCTGGCCGCGTACCGGCGGGCCAGCCGGGGCACGGGCGGCGGCGAAGGACAGCTCCGGCAGCCGGAGCCCCTGGGATACGGGGGCGGCGAGCTGGGCCGGATCGATCTGGCCGTGCTGCGGGAGAAGGCCGAGGAGCTCATCGCCTCACCGCAGCGCACCCTCGACGAAGTCGCCCTGTCCGGCGGCCGGGTCGCCACGCTGCTGCGTCGCCAGGTCATGGGAGCGGCGGGTGAGACCGGCGTGGTCGTCGAGGCCCGTATCCTCGGCGGCCCGCGCCTGTGCCATGTCGGACTCATGACGCCGGAGGAGTCGGCCCACCCGGCGTCGGTGACCGCGCCGGCCCTGACCATCCCGTCGGCACCGCCCGCCACGCTGTCGAGGCCGAACGGAGTACCCCCGGTCGTCCCGCCTGACCTTGGGCAGCCGCTGACCCCGTCCCTGTCGACGGCACCGGCGTCGCCCGTGCCCACCGTGGCCGGCCCACCACCCCGGATCCAAGCCGTGACGGACGGCGGCGACCGCGATGCCGGAGCCGACCGCGATGCCGGAGCCGACGGCTGGCTGCTGCTCGTCGGCGAACCCGGCGTCGGCCGGCTGGCCGTACTGGCCCGCAGGCGCCTGGAGCTGCTGCACGACGCCAGTGTGCGCATCGGAACCACCCTGGACGTCACCCGCACCGCGGAGGAACTGGCCGAGGTGACCGTCCCGCGGTTCGCCGACTTGATGGTCGTCGACCTGCCCGACTCCGTGCTGCTCGGCGAGGAGCCGGGGTCGCTCGGCGCGGAGACTCCCCTGCGCCGCGTCGCGCTGGGCACCGTGCGCGAGGAACTGCCCGTGTACGGCATCGGCGACCCCATTCAGTACATTCCCTCCACCCCACAGGCCCGCTGCCTGGAGACCGGGCAGTCCGTGCTCGAACCCGTCCTGGCCGAGGCCGAGGGATGGATCGCTCAGGAACCGGCACGGTTCGGGGAGGCGCTCGCGAAGGGCATCCACTCCCTGATCACGGTGCCCCTGCGGGCCCGCGGCACGATCCTCGGCGTGGTGAGCTTCTACCGCTCCGAGAAGCCCGCCCCGTTCGAGGACGACGACCTGTCGCTCGCCCAGGAGCTGGCCGGCCGCGCGGCGATCTCCGTCGACAACGCCCGCCGCTACACGCGTGAGCACAACACCGCTCTCGCCCTGCAGCGCAGCCTGCTGCCCCGCGGACGGCCCGAGCAGTCCGCCGTCGACGTCGCGTACCGCTACCTGCCCGCCCAGGCCGGGGTCGGCGGCGACTGGTTCGACGTCATCCCGCTGTCCGGCGCCCGGGTGGCGCTGGTGGTCGGCGACGTGGTGGGTCACGGTCTGCACGCCGCCGCCACCATGGGCCGACTGCGCACCGCCGTCCACAACTTCTGCTCCCTGGACCTGCCACCCGACGACCTCCTGACCCACCTGGACGACCTGGTCGGACGTCTGGACCGGGGCGAGGGCTGGGCGGTGGAGCCCGACGGCTGGGCGGTGGAGCCCACCTACCCGGACTCCGGAATCGTCGGCGCGACCTGTCTGTACGCCGTGTACGACCCGGTGTCCCGGCGTTGCACCCTCACCCGCGCCGGGCACCCGGTCCCCGCGGTCGTCGATGTCGACGGCACGGTGGACTTCGTCGATCTGCCGTCGGGGCCGCCGCTCGGACTGGGCGGGATGCCGTTCGAGACCGTCGAGCTGGAGCTGGCCGAGGGCAGTCAACTGGTGCTGTACACCGACGGTCTGATCGAGGACCGGGTCCGGGACATCGACACCGGCCTGGACAAGCTCCGCACCGTCCTGGCCTGCGCCGGCCGGGCCCCGGAAGACACCTGCGAGGTGGTCCTCGACGCACTGCTGCCGGCCCGGCCGAGCGACGACGTGGCCCTGCTCGTCGCCCGTACGCACGCCTTGGGGCCGGAGCGGGTCGCCGAGTGGGAGTTCCCCAGCGACCCGGCGGTCGTCTCCCGCTCCCGCGCGGCGGTCATCGAGCAGTTGGCCGCTTGGGGCCTGGACGAGCTGGCCTTCGGCACGGAACTCATCGCCAGCGAACTGGTCACCAACGCCATCCGACACGCGGCCGGTCCCATCCAGCTGCGGCTGCTCCGCGATCGCGCGCTGATCTGCGAGGTCTCCGACGGCAGCAGCACCTCGCCCCGGCTGCGCCGTGCCCGCACCGAGGACGAGGACGGGCGGGGACTGTTCCTCGTCGCCCAGCTCACCGAGCACTGGGGAACCCGCTACACGACGAACGGCAAGATCATCTGGACCGAACAGCCCCTGCCGTGA
- a CDS encoding helix-turn-helix domain-containing protein encodes MTGTGDEPFITAVKPLVDAMGGEMLPPDQAGPDDVVLTWAGAEVVAVRLPQLADSLDHILAAMERKRGKPLADLDRKAKQEVVRILEARGAFSVRHGVETVASALGVSRFTVYNYLNREKDA; translated from the coding sequence GTGACCGGCACCGGGGACGAGCCCTTCATCACGGCCGTGAAGCCGCTGGTCGACGCCATGGGGGGCGAGATGCTGCCCCCGGACCAGGCCGGCCCCGACGACGTCGTGCTCACCTGGGCGGGGGCCGAGGTCGTCGCCGTACGTCTGCCGCAGCTCGCCGACTCGCTCGATCACATCCTGGCCGCGATGGAGCGCAAGCGCGGCAAGCCGCTGGCCGACCTGGACCGCAAGGCCAAGCAGGAGGTCGTACGGATACTGGAGGCGCGCGGCGCCTTCTCCGTACGGCACGGCGTGGAGACCGTCGCGAGCGCTCTCGGCGTCAGCCGCTTCACCGTCTACAACTACCTGAACCGCGAGAAGGATGCCTGA
- a CDS encoding SHOCT domain-containing protein translates to MWYGWGWGGWFFMVVFMVLFWAVVIAGIIALVRYLAGPRRQQSGPPPPSAGSGWGSRRAEDLLAERFARGEIDEDEYKRRLTLLREYR, encoded by the coding sequence ATGTGGTACGGATGGGGCTGGGGCGGCTGGTTCTTCATGGTCGTGTTCATGGTGCTGTTCTGGGCAGTGGTGATCGCCGGGATCATCGCGCTCGTGCGCTACCTCGCAGGCCCCCGCCGCCAGCAGTCCGGCCCGCCCCCGCCTTCGGCAGGATCAGGATGGGGAAGCAGGCGGGCCGAGGACCTGCTCGCCGAGCGGTTCGCCCGCGGGGAAATCGACGAGGACGAGTACAAACGCCGGCTCACGCTCCTGCGGGAGTACCGGTGA
- a CDS encoding CBS domain-containing protein — MTTQHSTVSEVMTRDVVTVRPDTSFKEITSVLSSHGISAVPVADEDGAPVGLVSEADLLRKQAEQPEKYGGQGAPPGWPHEKAKARAENAAGLMTTPVATAHADWSVTEAARAMDRHHVKRLVVVDETDHIIGIVSRPDLLRVFLRPDEEIRQEIRDDVLEEMLRLGGQEVQVQVHDGVVTLRGEVEKRSTAQIAERLAKGVDGVVTVRPMIDYTVDDMATRDKP, encoded by the coding sequence ATGACCACCCAGCACAGTACCGTCAGCGAAGTGATGACACGCGATGTCGTCACAGTCCGCCCGGACACCTCGTTCAAGGAGATCACCTCCGTCCTGTCCAGCCACGGCATCAGCGCCGTCCCCGTGGCCGACGAGGATGGTGCGCCGGTGGGGCTGGTGTCCGAAGCCGATCTGCTCCGCAAGCAGGCCGAACAGCCCGAAAAGTACGGAGGTCAGGGGGCACCGCCCGGGTGGCCGCACGAGAAGGCCAAGGCACGCGCGGAAAACGCCGCCGGGCTGATGACCACCCCCGTGGCCACCGCTCACGCCGACTGGTCGGTCACCGAGGCGGCCCGTGCGATGGACCGCCACCACGTCAAGCGACTGGTGGTCGTGGACGAGACGGACCACATCATCGGCATCGTCAGCCGCCCGGACCTGCTGCGGGTCTTCCTGCGCCCCGACGAGGAGATACGCCAGGAGATACGCGACGACGTATTGGAAGAGATGCTGCGGCTGGGCGGACAGGAGGTGCAGGTCCAGGTTCACGATGGAGTCGTCACCCTGCGCGGCGAGGTCGAGAAGCGCAGCACCGCCCAGATCGCCGAACGGCTCGCCAAGGGCGTGGACGGCGTGGTCACGGTCAGGCCGATGATCGACTACACCGTCGACGACATGGCCACCCGGGACAAGCCGTAA
- the uraD gene encoding 2-oxo-4-hydroxy-4-carboxy-5-ureidoimidazoline decarboxylase has protein sequence MTSTSTPPGLARFNALEEHAALAALHEACASTAWARRLLAARPYSTADDLYAASDAAMAELTTADLEEAMAGHPPIGRPKPGDPASAREQRGMADASEQLKAEMLELNLAYQEKFGHVFLICATGRTGEQMRDAVKERIGNTPEREREIVRTELGKINRIRLARLVEQDAQT, from the coding sequence GTGACTTCGACTTCCACGCCGCCGGGCCTCGCCCGGTTCAACGCCTTGGAGGAGCACGCGGCCCTCGCCGCCCTCCACGAGGCGTGCGCCTCCACGGCCTGGGCCCGGCGGCTGCTCGCCGCGCGCCCCTACTCCACCGCCGACGACCTCTATGCCGCGAGCGACGCCGCCATGGCGGAGCTGACCACCGCGGACCTGGAGGAGGCGATGGCCGGGCACCCGCCGATCGGCCGCCCCAAGCCCGGGGACCCCGCCTCGGCCCGGGAACAGCGCGGCATGGCCGACGCGTCCGAGCAGCTCAAGGCGGAGATGCTGGAACTGAACCTGGCGTACCAGGAGAAGTTCGGGCATGTCTTCCTGATCTGCGCGACCGGCAGGACGGGAGAGCAGATGCGCGACGCGGTCAAGGAGCGGATCGGCAACACGCCGGAGCGGGAGAGGGAGATCGTCCGCACCGAGCTGGGCAAGATCAACCGCATCCGGCTGGCACGACTCGTCGAACAGGACGCACAGACATGA
- the uraH gene encoding hydroxyisourate hydrolase produces the protein MSTRTTASVSTHILDTSLGRPAEGVAVRLSARAGRDADWQVLGGSATDADGRCKDLPALPEGTTHVRLDFAVEAYFEKFEKFEKFEKFEKKQADAQQDAPANRDSGAVGAFFPEVAVTFAVVPGEHYHVPLLLNPFGYSVYRGS, from the coding sequence ATGAGCACCCGGACCACCGCGTCCGTGTCCACCCACATCCTGGACACCAGCCTCGGTCGCCCCGCAGAGGGCGTCGCCGTCCGCCTCTCCGCCCGCGCGGGGCGCGATGCGGACTGGCAGGTGCTCGGCGGCTCCGCGACCGACGCGGACGGCCGGTGCAAGGACCTCCCGGCCCTGCCGGAGGGGACGACCCACGTACGGCTCGACTTCGCCGTGGAGGCGTACTTCGAGAAGTTCGAGAAGTTCGAGAAGTTCGAGAAGTTCGAGAAGAAGCAAGCCGATGCGCAGCAGGACGCCCCCGCGAATCGGGACAGCGGTGCCGTAGGAGCCTTCTTCCCGGAGGTGGCGGTCACGTTCGCCGTCGTGCCGGGCGAGCACTACCACGTACCGCTGCTGCTCAACCCGTTCGGCTACTCCGTTTACCGAGGGAGCTAG
- the pucL gene encoding factor-independent urate hydroxylase has product MAVLGQNQYGKAENRVVKITRDGATHHIKDLNVSVSLSGDMDEVHYSGSNANVLPTDTTKNTVYAFAKEYGVESAEQFGIHLARHFVTSQEHIHRARIRIEEYAWERIEHSKKGAHSFVRKGQETRLTQITYDGETWEVVSGLKDLVVMNSTDSEFWGYVKDKYTTLPEAYDRILATEVSGRWRFNWTDDEQPMPDWNQSYEQTKKHLLQAFAETYSLSLQQTLYQMGARIIDNRDEMDEIRFSLPNKHHFLVDLEPFGLKNDTADGAVYFAADRPYGLIEATVLRDGCEARIPADLTNL; this is encoded by the coding sequence ATGGCAGTTCTGGGACAGAACCAGTACGGCAAGGCCGAGAACCGAGTCGTGAAGATCACGCGGGACGGCGCCACCCACCACATCAAGGACCTGAACGTATCCGTCTCGCTCTCCGGCGACATGGACGAGGTCCACTACTCCGGCTCCAACGCCAACGTCCTGCCGACCGACACCACCAAGAACACGGTGTACGCGTTCGCCAAGGAGTACGGCGTCGAGTCCGCCGAACAGTTCGGCATCCACCTCGCCCGGCACTTCGTCACCTCGCAGGAACACATCCACCGGGCCCGCATCCGCATCGAGGAGTACGCCTGGGAGCGGATCGAGCACTCCAAGAAGGGCGCCCACTCCTTTGTCCGCAAGGGCCAGGAGACCCGGCTGACGCAGATCACCTACGACGGCGAGACGTGGGAAGTGGTCTCCGGCCTCAAGGACCTCGTCGTGATGAACTCGACCGACTCCGAATTCTGGGGGTACGTCAAGGACAAGTACACGACGCTCCCCGAGGCCTACGACCGCATCCTGGCCACCGAGGTCTCCGGCCGCTGGCGGTTCAACTGGACCGACGACGAACAGCCGATGCCCGACTGGAACCAGTCCTACGAGCAGACGAAGAAGCACCTGCTCCAGGCGTTCGCCGAAACGTACTCGCTCTCCTTGCAGCAGACGCTGTACCAGATGGGCGCGCGCATCATCGACAACCGCGACGAGATGGACGAGATCCGCTTCTCACTCCCGAACAAGCACCACTTCCTGGTGGACCTGGAGCCGTTCGGGCTGAAGAACGACACCGCCGACGGAGCCGTGTACTTCGCCGCCGACCGCCCCTACGGCCTGATCGAGGCCACGGTGCTGCGGGACGGCTGCGAGGCGCGCATCCCGGCGGACCTCACCAACCTCTGA